From the genome of Alteromonas stellipolaris:
GTCGCTATCAAATAAACGTGGTATTAATGCATACCAACAAACAAAAGCAGCAGCAAGTTCAGCGATTTAAAATAACGTTAAACCGCTCTACTATTATTAATATTGAAGCACTAGAAGTAAGAGAAGCAGATTAACCTATAACCAATCGACCACTATTGATTAGCCCTGCGATCAACCCTACAAAACCAAGAATTAGGCCACCGTACAGCCCTAGCACGTTAGCAACTTTAACGGGTTGTTTAACCTGAACATCTGTACTTTTTTCCTCGCCGAGCTGAGCATGCTGCTCGTGCTGTTCATATAGACTGAATTCTGTATCAGAAGGTGGCGAATTTAGTTTCTGCGATGGCGAGTAAATAATCTGATGAGCACGCTTTGTTAAAATAGCGATACCTGCACCAAACCCGCAGTAGGTTAATAATGGTGCTATAAACCCAGTAGAAAACTCGTAAGAGGCGGCAAATAAAACACCCCAAACGAAAATCCACACTAAAGTGTAGTTGCGCACTTGTTTAAGCTTTTTCTTGTCAGATTCATGCTGCATATAGCGTTCAGCCAATTTATGTGAAGCAATTACCGCCATCATGGCAACAAGCGCACCAAACATAGCGCCACTTAACACCCATATTACTTTGCTCCAGATACTGGTAAGTACGCCGCTTTTTGATGCGCTTCCCGTAGCCCCAGCGGTTACCGCCGCTGCGGCGGGTTTAGTGCTAGCTAGCAATGATAGTGTCATTGACGTAAATGTAACTGCCGGCGTTGTGGCAATAATAACGCGGCTGAATTTATCCAATGTTAGGGTTTTAAGCATGGCTCGTGCCCGTGAAAGCTTTTGTCTTACCGCAGCATCTGAAATATTAAGTAACTGCGCAACATGCTTTGTAGAGCATTGCTCTCGATAATATAACAGCACCACTTCTCTGCTATCTGATGGCAATTCATCAATAAGTGCTGCTACTATTTTCTTGGTTTGCTCGTCTGACACCCTAGTTTCTAGCGTATCGTCACTTTTGCAGAAACTTGCCAGAATACTTTCGCCCTCATCACCTTTTATCGATTGTGAAACTTTGTTGTCTCGCAGGTAATTAATGGCCATGTAACGGGCCACTTGGCGTACCCAAGGCATAAAACTTTTAGGATTAGTTAAACTCGCTAGGTTCTGCCAACAATTAATAAATACTTTTTGCGCTACGTCTTCGCTAGCATCTATATCTCTTACAATGCCAAGGGCAATTGCAGTTACGGTATTTTTACTCGCATTTATTAAGCGTTCGAAGGCTTTAAGATCTCCGCTTTGTGCGGCAATGACATCTGAAGAATACACGTCCATGCGTTTACTCCTTTCCGATAAACTGTGTTGTCTGTTGCA
Proteins encoded in this window:
- a CDS encoding RNA polymerase sigma factor; amino-acid sequence: MDVYSSDVIAAQSGDLKAFERLINASKNTVTAIALGIVRDIDASEDVAQKVFINCWQNLASLTNPKSFMPWVRQVARYMAINYLRDNKVSQSIKGDEGESILASFCKSDDTLETRVSDEQTKKIVAALIDELPSDSREVVLLYYREQCSTKHVAQLLNISDAAVRQKLSRARAMLKTLTLDKFSRVIIATTPAVTFTSMTLSLLASTKPAAAAVTAGATGSASKSGVLTSIWSKVIWVLSGAMFGALVAMMAVIASHKLAERYMQHESDKKKLKQVRNYTLVWIFVWGVLFAASYEFSTGFIAPLLTYCGFGAGIAILTKRAHQIIYSPSQKLNSPPSDTEFSLYEQHEQHAQLGEEKSTDVQVKQPVKVANVLGLYGGLILGFVGLIAGLINSGRLVIG